ATCTGGAACAGCTTCAGAGAATCAACCCTCAGATGTTCCAATTTCTGTCAGACACAGAGTCTTCTAATGGAAAGTTCCTTATGATCTATCCACAGATATATCGACAGTtcctaaagaagaaggaaacagatAGCTCTCGTGACACTGCACCAAATTCCACATATCCATTTTCCTAGGTTTCCTAAAGACATGTCACCCCAAAATAGGCATGAAGTAGCTAAGGATCTCAATCACTCCATATCTTCTGCACCATCACCtatttgtaatttttcttttttaattaaaacaaaactgaggaatagtagcattttgtctaagctctgaCCCATGTCACCCAACAACAACcaagtgtgcctgactcactataaaaggggtgGTTGCCCCTCATCTCCTGCTCTCTTGACTTTTTGCCTTCACTCTGTCCTCCTGCCCCTAACACCTGTCTCCCCACGAGACCCCCTTTCTCATGGCTGCCCTCTacttctttgttctctctctcttcctttctctgcctctactatcCAAAACAAttgggaacaagcaaaagaaaccagtcCTAAGAACTGACTCATGTCACCAGCCTCCATTTATTAAATGGTGAACCTAAGTTCACCTTCCCATGAGCGGTTGGAGCTGGACACTCCCCAATACTGGACCTCATTCCTTTTTTCATCATTGTTTTTCCTGAAAACATGACTATTCCTTACAATGCCTTCTGCTGTTTATCTTGTGCTGTTCAAAACTTGAGGCGTGCTCCTAACCACCAAACATCAAAAGGACATGATTGTAAGACTGTTACACACATATTCTCTAACAGTTGACTCAGTAAACAACCTAAGGAAAGAcccatccctaaatcctgatGGGTGGGAGAATGTAGCTGTAACTTGGCACAGTTGATTTTGTTTCAAACTTAAAAGCTCTACAGCATTTTTACTCATAGTGCAGAGGCGGGCGGATGGCATGTCACACATTAGGTTCTCAGTATGATTTTTGGCCCTTTTCAAGCAGGATCTTGATTGCAAAACATTTTTGTCATTAATTTTAGTTGATTTTAAGTTGTATTGGATTGCAAGGATCCCATAATACAAAGGCTGACACTCATGGAATTTCTATGTAACATAAATATTTTCAGGATGATGAAAATTAGAGAACTGTGCAACGTGTTCACCATATTGAATACATTCATAAGGGTTCTTTCTCGTGATGAATTAAGACTTGTGAAATTTGACAGGGCTTCACCATGTTAAATGCATTCATAGAGTTTTACTCCACTATGGATTCTTTCATGAGGAACAAgacaataaaaatgtacaaaggcttatacattttaaatgaatgCACATGAGTTCTCTACATCACAGTTTATTTTGTGCAACTGAATACAAAAAACATagaaaggctttaccacattgtttACATTTATAAGATTTGACTCCAGAAACTGTTCAGTTACATATTCAAAGACAACTATGTTATGTAAAGGAATTGCTACATTGTTAACATACACTGGATTTCTCTACTGTTTGTGTTATGTGTATTTTTATGACACATGAGACTAATTTTACAAGAAAAGCTTTTACAACTCTGATTACAACCATAGTTTCATTCATGTCTTCTCTACGCATTTGAAGATGATTGCAATGTTCAGGGCTTTATCCCACTGGGGATACTCAGAGGATTTCTACTGCATATGTCTTCATTAATATTCTTGCAGAGTACTATGACTTGTAAATGTATTAGCGCATTTCTTAAATTCACAGTATTTCTCTCCAGAGTGTAATCTTTCAAGTGTCAGGGGATGAATGTTTGGTGCAAAGCCTTTGCCGTATTAGTAACTTTCagagggcttctctccagtatgagttCTTTGATGTTTTAAAGATGACAGTGATGTAAAAAGACTTTAGGACATTGATTACAGTGATCAAATTTCTCTCCTGAATGTGTCCTTTTCTGTATTTAGAGACCACTGCTTTATTAAGAAAGCTTGATCACATTGCTTAGACTCAAGGTTCTCTCCTGTATGTGATTTTTATGATATTGGAGACCTCTCCTTCCTGCAAAGTCTTTACCTCACTGGTtatattcatagggtttctctcctgtatgtgttcttcaATGTATTTAGAGACCGGGGCTTTGAAAAAACTGTATCACAGTggtacattcatagggtttctctcctttATGTGTGCATCTATATATTTGAAGAACTATGGTATATGAAAAAGCTTTACCAAATTAATTATGTTCATAAAGCTTCTCTcctgtatgtattcatttatgtatttgaagAACATTGCTGTAGGAAAGAGCATTACTACATTACATatattcataaggtttctctcctacATGTGTTCGTTTATGCATTTGGAGATCACTactttgtgcaaaggctttaccacattgattacattcatagggtttccaTTCTGTATGTTTTCGTTCATGTATTTGAAGAACATTTCTATGTGAAAAAACTTTACCACATTGagtacattcatagggtttctctcctgtatgtgttcgttTATGTATTCGGAGACTACTgctttgtgcaaaggctttaccacactgattacattcatagggtttctctcctgtatgtgttcttctATGATACTGGAGATCACTGCttcgtgcaaaggctttaccacattgaatacatccatagggtttctctcctgtatgtgttcttatATGATACTGGAGACCAGCCCTTGCTGTAAATGCTTTACCACAATGGTTACAttcgtagggtttctctcctgtatgtgttcgtttatgtatttggagaacGTTGCTATAAGAAAAAGCTTTACCACaatggttacattcatagggtttctctcctgtatgtgttcgttTATGTTTTTGGAGATAACTGCTttgtacaaaggctttaccacattcagtacattcatagggtttctcccctgtatgtgttcttttatgatattTCAGATCACTTCTTCgtgcaaaggctttatcacattgaatacattcatagggtttctctcctgtatgtgttcttatATGATATTGGAGACTACCCCTtcctgcaaaggctttaccacactggttacattcatatggtttctctcctgtatgtgttcttacATGATATTGGAGACCACTAATTCCTGCAAAGGTTTTACCAcactggttacattcatagggttttgCTCCTGTATGTGTTCGTTTCTGTATTTGGAGATCACTGCTTAGAACAGAAGCCTCACCATATTTCATATATCCAACAGGTTTTTCTCTAATATGAATAATTTCATGCTTTAGGGTATGACATTGATACGCAAAGACTTTACCATGTTGAATCAACTCAGAGGGTTGCTCTCCAGTTCGATGTCTTTTATGCCTGCAAATTAAATTGGCACATGTGAAAGCTTTCTCATTTATTATACTGATGAGTCTTTTTGTCCAtaaattaattttacagtttggtTTAATTGAAAACAGTAATCTGACTTATGGTAATACCACTTTAAGTTAATGGTGCTACCCTGCATTATGGGTTTTTGGGTCTTTGAACATAGATGGTACGTGAAGAGCATTGATTCCCTGTCACACATTTGCAACACACTTTTTCCATAaaagtttattcatatatttgaagaaaatgGAGGAACTCATAGCTTTACCACACTGATGCTAATCATAAGTTTTGCTATCATTTGAGTGATACTACATTTGGAACGTGAACCATGGCAAACAGAAAAACTTCCACATCCCTAGTACTCATATTGATTTTCACCAATTTGATTATGTTAAGGTACCCAATACTGTTGGAAAACTAATTATTTAAAAACTTATGCTTAGAACGTGTAATCTAAGTGACGATTATTGCATATCTTCTAATTATTCTAGAGTAGAGAGAGATATGTTGCTTCTTTCAATATCCCCCATGTTCACTTGGATTATATCCATTGTGACATAGTACATCCCAATTAAAAGAATAACAAATGAAAGGGTTCCACATAACATTCACACAGTTTGAAAATTTACATCAAGGAGATGTGGTATATCTTCCATAAAtccattttgaaaaaataaatctgtCCATCTCACTTATCTGAGCAATGTTATTAGAAGTATATGGTGAACCGCAGATTTACTCTGGATTATTTGCTCATGACAAGTTATGGAATAATAAGTATCACctaatttatttgtttaacaTTTACAATAGCCAAGTGGTATGACATTGAAAAGACTGACATGTCTATACCCTGGCTCTACTGGGCTATAATTCAAATAGTAATATGCCTGTTTGACCATTGTTTCTGTATATTTGTAAGTAAAGGAAAGCTTTACAAACACAAATTAGATAATAGACATTGACACACATGGTTGTGTGAGATTCATTTAAAATCCATAATTTAAAGCAGTGTTTCTTTTACAGTATTACATTTCTTTAAACTTGTGGAACATTGTAAATTCCTTCAGAGGCATATACTTATCAATATGAAAATGAAACTTACCTTCCATGACTTCGGGAACTTTGAAAATGCTGTTCAATTGTATGGTCTTCCCAAATGTAGCCTGAAGTGTGGTACCAGAGAAAGTATGTTACATTATTGGATGATatggaaaatttaaattattaacttgagttaaCACTAGAACCATGACTGATTCATTCACCCCATTCTTCCTAATTCTCaactgaaaatacaaaaacaaataacaataacaaaatgttGCCACTACAatttagaaagtaaaaaaaatgagTGCATTACCTATAGCAGAGAGATTCTTATATGTCTCCAGCATCACAACTTTGTAAAGCCTCTTCTGAGAAGGGTCCAGCAAAGCCCACTCTTCCTGGgtgaagttcacatgcacatcCTCATAGGTCACTACATCCTAAAAGACCCAATATATGAGTACAGAACAAAGCATGGTACTGACAGAGGTGTAAATGTTTACTTCACAATGAATATTTGCTTACTCACCTGAACAACCACATCATATTTTCATATAATAACCAGATAGATAAACTATAAAACCTAAGTTAATATAAGAGCCAATAAATGGTTCCGGGGAACCTGATGCCTCACTATTAATATATTGGGTGTGGAATGATGTAGGGTGATGTCAGACCTTCCAACTTACTGTTCTCAGAGACTTAGTACTCAACAGTGACCTTAGGACTGAAGCTTCCTCTCACCTGTACATGACTTCTGTAATGCAATAGACCATTTCCATCTACCCTTTACTTCTTGACAAATATCTTTGTCTCAGCACCCAAAAATGGGCAGAAACCCCATGCTCAAACTCAGGCCAGGTCTAGAACTCAACAGTCTGTCCAAAGAAATATCATATTATCTGTTGCCCTAGATTCAATTCTCATTGTTGCCCAAAACAGTGCAAACCAATATCAAAAAAAGCTTCTTCTTTCAGTATTCCTGTGACCAGTTCTCATCAAAATACTGAAGGGAAGTTCACCAAGAACAATGTGAGCTTGAGCATTAcctatgtttgtatgtgtatataaattaaataaacaaagaattcaagactCCTACAAAAAATAACTAGATGTAAACCCTAAATTATTATATTTCTAACTCTCCAGCCACTATGATCTGTCTGTCTtccaaagagaaagggcacaTGCTCTAGATCTCTGTCAGTAAATGGAAGAGATCAGAAAGGTGGGTTACAGCCTGACCCCTTGTGATTTCAGGCAAAACTAGCCCCAGTGCAGTCCATACATAAAACAATGTTGAACAATAATTAAACTTCTCTTTCTTGCCACATGGTTTATGTCACATGGAATCTGCCCTATCCACCTACCCAACACTGTGTACCCTTGAGAAATTTCTGCATCTCAGATATTCCAATTATATTCTAGAGTTGAATTTCTGTGAACCATTGTATTGGGACTAGAGGTGAAAGGATTCTCTTGAAGGATGATTACTGTCACCTCTTTTCAAATAATTTCTAAACTACTCATAAAATTAATCCCAGAAAATGAATGTAGAAGGTTCAGAAATTCTATAAACCAAACCTTCAGTTTTTCCCATATCTCTTCCTAAATGCATACAGAAACAAAGTCTGTGTGTACACTCAGGACAATGACTTTTAAGTACCATAAGGTGTCACTGCCATAGATCCAGAACATCTGCCTTCCCTGGGAATCCATACTCTGGAAGGGTTAGAAGCCAGGGCCCAGCTGACCCACAGTCTGAACCATAATCCACTTCAGTCCCGGGTGATCAGACTCAGACAGATCAGCAGATATGCTCTTCCTGGTCTGACAATGGTGACCCCCACAATCACAATGTCCTGGCTTTTGCTCTTATTTATAGCTTGCTACACATGCATCAGTGGAGAATCCTGTAAAGAACCTGCAAGCTACTTCCCACTAGTGCTACTTATTCTTAGGAGAGCAAAGACTCCCTCATAAGCTTGGAAAAACATGTGGGTCTCAGGAGAGTAGCACCTCCTCTACTGGGGTATAACAAAGCAAATGAGTCAAACAATTGAAGCATTCCATTCTCTGCTGTTCTTCCCAACATGTAGTCAGAGCACTAGATTGGATGTCAGGgtgggaggcgggaaggggtgagtggaaaGGGGgcagaacacccttagagaagtaGGGTGATGgaagaggggatagggggtttatggatgggaaaccgggaatggggatgatatttgaaatgtaaatgaaaacaatccAAAATATAGGAAAAAGAACTTTGTTTGCATATTCAGTTAGACTTGCAATATCCAGTGCAGCCATCTCTGCCTCATAATTGGAAAGATTTGCAGTGAAAGTGCAGTCAAGTTCAATCaggtaaaattaaaaattgaaaatggcTATGAATTTTGAAGCAAGGAGCAGGTAAGGGGAGGTGGGAAAAAATAAGGCATAAAAAGGTATGTACATGACTGTTCTTAGTACGGTGGAATAGAAAGTTTATTATACACAAAAGAGAGAATAAAACCAGAGCCACGGATACCTGGGATAGTCTAGAGTAGACTTTACTATGTACATCGTGGAGAGAGGAACTATGGGTAAAGGAAGAGTCAGACAAAGAGATCAGCATGATTAAGGATACATGAAAAACACCAGTTACCAAAACAGTTGGGTTACATAAGGATTGGCACCTGTGAGAATGGCAAGCCTACCCCTGGGCTAGAGGGTGAGGTAGGCCAGCATATGTGTTAACAGGTAGGCAGTGAGTCTGCTGAGGGAAGCTGACAACTTGTTGTGATTTCATGTGTGAACTAAGACCCACTGCCATTTGTCCCAGGGTCTTAGATTAATAACTGGCCAGAAGGAGAAGAATGAAATGGTTAAATTATactctcaaatattatttttgaaagaTAATATACACCTTACTGTCCAGGGTTTTTCAGTGACTAAGTATATGCTCTAGAGGGTACCAAGTAGTACTGACATCTTTTCTCTTgcattgtattttttctttcttttttaaattatttatttatttatttatttatttacatttaaaatgctgtGCTGATTCCTACTTATACTTCTTCAAACCTCCTACCCCATCCCCCATACTCcttccttctataagggtgctacCGTACCCTCTCATCTACTAGCACCTAGCTGCACTAGCATTACTCTAGACTTGGGTATCAAGCCTCAAAGAGACCAGAGGCCACCCCTCTCATTGATGACTAATAAGGCAGTCTTCTGTGACaaatgcagatggagccatggttccctctaTGTATAgtgtctggttggtggtttagtcttttgGAGCTCTGAAGCGTCTTGCTGGTTATCATCGTTCTTTCTATGCAGTTTCGAAACTCCTTTACCTCCTTTGTTCCTTCATCTCATTCGTCTattgtggtccctgtgctcaCCCTGATGGTCGATATGTGCATATCTATCTGTTTAGGTCAGGCTGGGGCAAAGCCACTCAGGGAACAACTATGCTAGGTTCTTTGCAGCTAGCACAttttggcatcagtaatagtatctgGACTTCATGTCTGAAGATGGGCTAGATCCCTAGATGGGAGAGTCTATGGATGTACTTTCCTATAGTGTCTGATTCATTCTTGCcccttgcatttcctttagaaaggagcAACTCTGCAATAATACACTTGAAATGATGGGTGTCCCCAAACCTCAACCCCATGAAATTATTTCCCCTTGGATggctatttcagctaatgttacaTTCAATGGGTTCTGGGACTCTTGCTTCTcaggcatctgggattttctacTGGCTCCCCcagttccccttcctccacttATATACACCttcattcaatttcctgaccctacCATAGCTCTACCCACAACTgatcctttccccttcttcccctctcttctgtctccctcaCAGGATCCTCactccctctacctcctatgattattttgtgtcCCCTCTTAAATAGGACCGAAGCATGCACACTGTCatcttcctacttcttgagcttcatatagtctctAAGTTTTATCATGGGTTTTCTGAGCTTTTCCCAATATTTACTTATCAGGGAGTACATAACATAAGTCTTCTTTCATTTCTGAGTTACCTCTTTTAGGACGagatcactctggaaatcagtctagtggttcctcagaaaactggaaatagttctatcagAGGAACtagatatacccaaaagatgctccaacatatagcaagaatGCACTCTCCACtctattcatagcagtcttatttcaATATCTAGAAGCTGGACACAACCCGGATGCCCCTCAagagagggatggatacagaaaatatggtatatttaaaCATGGAGTATTAgtcagctattaaatacaattACTTCATGCATTGCATATTTTCAAacggaaaaaaaaacactgctaTAAGGAAAAGGGACAGCAGTTTGGCTAGATCTTGTGTTTCTTGACCTAGTGTAAATTCAGAAAAGTGGTTTGTAGAAATAAAGTCAGATTTTCATTTAGATTTGTGATTGCCCTGACCTGGGAAACACCCCAAGATGCCCAGTTTGGAATTTTACTGATGGGCTAAAATTAGTTAGAGAATCATGGTTAATGTCAACAATTGCTAAAGTAGAAAGGcctcatcttccttcttcctctgccttttctgTGATAGATAATATCAGCTTCAAAGTTGGTCAATGAACTCAGTCCTTACACAGGTCCCTCTTTATTTGTAATCTCTTTACAACTAACACAGAGAGGCTGAGTAACATTCATTCACCTGTACTTTACTTCTCACTACCCACACAGTGCCAACATTAAAAGAAGTTGCAGAACTGTCTTCCTAGAACAGTAGGTGTTCAAAGTCAGCCTTAATTACACTGGCACAAAAAAGGCAAAGCTATAGGAGATGTTGCTCTAATCAGACAATTATGCAATCTCTTTcacaaaatgaatgaaatttttggtttttttttttttgagggggaggTCTGGGTGGAGGATAGTGGGTTTGAGAGCCTAGTCTTTAAGCACTGAGACATGTATCTTGCCCAAGGATGAAATTTCTTATCACTATGAAAAAATGGAGAATaggaacaagaaagaaatcagagcacctataaagcccttggtcctatgaaggcttgtttccccactgtagggtaaTGCctgggtgttgaggttggagtggatgggtgggaatgggagcacaCTCATGAAAGccaggggatgggagaggagtttgggagagaggggaaagggaataacatttgaaatggatataaaatatccaggaaaaataaaagtgtaataaaaaaggagaaaaaataaatataattttaaaaagacagcaGCCAAGTGACTTTTAAAAGAGCAGGAACTAACCTGGTACAGGGAACAGCATTAATAAGATAGTGTTTGATTTTGCTCCTTTATGTAATATTAGTTGATGAGGTCTATAATGTGACTACAGAGAGCTACAGCCAATGtcaagtgttttaattttctgaggtgACTTAAAGGTGTCAATAAAGATTGTAGATATCTATATAACACAGGCCATAAAATGGGAACTCATTATCCACTGGCTCAAGGTAACCTGCCCAAATTAAACGCCCATCAAATTTGTTAAACTTAATTGTACCCATAAATTAATACACAGTGTGATATTACAAAATCATTTCCCTTGTCTGAATCAGGTCCTTCTCCATAATGGTGACCCCTGCAGCAGACTTTTCTCTGTAATCTACCTATTTTCTGCACCGTTTCTCATGACACTATACATGGTAAACTGTTTTTCCAGTTT
This Rattus norvegicus strain BN/NHsdMcwi chromosome 3, GRCr8, whole genome shotgun sequence DNA region includes the following protein-coding sequences:
- the Zfp931l4 gene encoding zinc finger protein 120, translating into MDVVTYEDVHVNFTQEEWALLDPSQKRLYKVVMLETYKNLSAIGYIWEDHTIEQHFQSSRSHGRHKRHRTGEQPSELIQHGKVFAYQSFARRSDLKYHKRTHTGEKPYECTECGKAFVQSSYLQKHKRTHTGEKPYECNHCGKAFSYSNVLQIHKRTHTGEKPYECNHCGKAFTARAGLQYHIRTHTGEKPYGCIQCGKAFARSSDLQYHRRTHTGEKPYECNQCGKAFAQSSSLRIHKRTHTGEKPYECTQCGKVFSHRNVLQIHERKHTEWKPYECNQCGKAFAQSSDLQMHKRTHVGEKPYEYM